A window of Gouania willdenowi chromosome 12, fGouWil2.1, whole genome shotgun sequence contains these coding sequences:
- the tjp2a gene encoding tight junction protein ZO-2a isoform X3, which produces MPVNGGGMLSLSRYKTHYFTNPVMEETVWEQYTVTLQRDPKMGFGIAVSGGRDNPNEDSGETSIVVSDVLPGGPADGMLFESDRVIQVNAIPMEGALHSFAVQTLRKCGKVAKITVKRPRKVPVNMMNRPPSPDDRVFNNDDYNYDQDRRSVYSGRSEGRDHSLERRGGSYMDSGYHTRERDYDRDHERGRSSNLSPDRQYRRDGSRGRMLDREHSPERRYRSDHGLNRDPSPGRRPRDLSPDRRYRSERALDRDHSPDRRYKSERMLDRAHSPDLRYGRDSPGRGHGPRDHSFDRGRERASSNPRKYEEPMKRSGSRDRLDRSPSPAAPIPLPRPARDLEPLEKPVNVLLLKNRPNEEYGLRLGSQLFIKEMTSTGLANRDGNLQEGDIILKINGTVTENLSLSDAGKLIEKSRGKLQLVVQRDRRQVLIRVPPMVDSDSELDDISEIESYRSYSPQDDRRGHPSDLSSHSSNERLRDKPREDPPNRLAKMGAMPTPFRGADRGVEDTPTSQAEREEPRSETPPAPVAVATKVLAPPKVPLKPSLEDQEVYGPNTIMVRFQKGDSVGLRLAGGNDVGIFIAGVQEDSAAEKEGLRTGDQIVKVNSEDFRGMVREDAVLYLLEVPKGEDVTILAQSKPEVYNDILASGRGDSFYIRTHFEYEKESPQSLPFSRGEIFKVTDTLYDGKLGSWLAIRTGKDNSLLEKGIIPAKSRAEQMANVQNLARASGNDRGDFWRLRGQRAAKKKDLRKSREDLSAAPVTTRFPAYERVVLREAGFKRPVVIFGPISDVVNEKLANDIPDDFVLAKTEPKDAGSEKSSGVVRLNTIRHIIEQDRHALLDVTPKAVDTLNYTQWYPIVIFLNPDSKQGVKTMRNRLIPGSSRSARKLYEQAVKLRKTCSHLFTASIDLHSANDAWYGSVKDSIQEQQDRAVWVCEGKLDGSEEDLDLHDDRMSYLSAMSADYLSMDSRLTSDYEDTADEGGAYTDNELDETLDDPHPVSAISRSSEPVMPDEVRGQTRTESTRSYESHSSSTISSSDAVGGTKPMPPPIANKPAMGRLNPSSEEPSPGQQEQEDPSNKSFLGKIKAFEKMDHLARAQRLLELQEAENARLEIAQKHPDIYAVPVKLPKPNLNRPQPIGSSSNPEPQTRTPSYSEDNEAEYRRQLSEQNKKGYYNPQKYKDTEL; this is translated from the exons AACCCGGTCATGGAGGAGACGGTGTGGGAGCAGTACACAGTGACCCTGCAGAGG GATCCTAAAATGGGTTTTGGCATTGCCGTGTCGGGGGGTCGAGACAACCCCAACGAGGACAGCGGAGAGACATCCATCGTGGTGTCAGACGTCCTGCCAGGTGGACCTGCTGATGGGATGCTGTT TGAAAGTGACCGAGTCATTCAAGTGAATGCTATTCCTATGGAGGGAGCCCTCCACTCGTTCGCCGTGCAGACGCTCAGAAAATGTGGCAAAGTTGCCAAAATT acgGTGAAGCGACCCCGAAAGGTTCCCGTTAATATGATGAACCGTCCGCCGTCCCCTGACGACAGGGTCTTCAACAATGATGATTACAACTATGATCAGGATCGGCGCAGCGTGTACAGCGGTCGGAGCGAAGGCCGAGACCACAGCCTGGAGCGCCGCGGGGGCAGCTACATGGACTCTGGCTACCACACACGTGAGCGTGACTACGACAGGGACCACGAGCGCGGCCGGAGCTCCAACCTCAGCCCAGACCGCCAGTACCGGCGGGACGGCAGCAGGGGACGCATGCTGGACCGGGAGCACAGCCCCGAGCGCCGATATCGGAGCGACCACGGGCTGAACCGAGACCCCAGCCCGGGGCGTCGGCCACGCGACCTCAGCCCCGACCGACGCTATCGTAGCGAGCGAGCCCTGGACCGAGACCACAGCCCGGACCGACGCTACAAGAGCGAGCGGATGCTGGACCGCGCACACAGCCCCGATCTGCGCTACGGCCGCGACAGTCCAGGACGGGGACACGGACCTCGAGACCACAGCTTCGACCGAGGACGGGAACGCGCCTCCAGCAACCCCAGGAAGTACGAGGAGCCCATGAAGCGCAGCGGTAGCCGGGATCGCCTGGACCGCTCCCCATCACCTGCTGCACCCATCCCTCTGCCCCGCCCAGCCCGGGACCTGGAGCCGCTGGAGAAGCCTGTGAACGTTCTGCTGCTGAAGAACCGACCCAACGAAG AATATGGCCTCCGTCTGGGCAGCCAGCTCTTCATCAAAGAAATGACCAGCACGGGTCTCGCCAACCGAGATGGAAACCTGCAGGAGGGCGACATCATCCTGAAG ATCAACGGTACTGTGACGGAGAACCTGTCTCTGAGCGACGCTGGGAAGCTGATCGAGAAGTCTCGTGGGAAGCTGCAGCTGGTGGTGCAGAGGGACCGGCGCCAGGTGCTGATCCGAGTCCCGCCCATGGTGGACAGCGACTCTGAGCTCGATG ATATCTCAGAGATCGAGTCGTACCGCTCCTACTCCCCACAGGATGACAGGCGGGGCCACCCCTCAGACCTCTCCTCACATTCCTCCAATGAGAGACTGCGGGACAAGCCCAG AGAGGATCCACCAAACAGGCTGGCCAAGATGGGCGCCATGCCGACGCCGTTCAGAGGGGCGGACAGAGGCGTCGAGGACACGCCCACTTCCCAGGCGGAGAGGGAGGAGCCACGATCCGAGACGCCACCTG CTCCTGTCGCCGTGGCGACGAAAGTCCTCGCTCCTCCGAAGGTCCCGCTGAAGCCAAGTCTGGAGGACCAGGAGGTTTACGG GCCGAACACGATAATGGTGCGTTTCCAGAAAGGCGACAGCGTGGGCCTCCGACTGGCTGGAGGGAACGACGTGGGCATCTTCATCGCTGGCGTTCAGGAGGACAGCGCAGCGGAGAAGGAAGGCCTGCGTACAGGAGATCAGATCGTGAAG GTGAACAGTGAGGATTTTAGAGGAATGGTGCGTGAAGATGCTGTTCTTTACCTTCTGGAGGTTCCCAAAGGAGAGGACGTAACCATTCTGGCACAAAGCAAACCTGAAG TGTACAATGACATCTTGGCGTCGGGCAGAGGCGACTCTTTCTACATCAGGACTCACTTTGAGTACGAGAAGGAGTCACCACAGAGCCTGCCTTTCTCCAGGGGGGAAATCTTTAAAGTGACGGACACGCTCTACGACGGTAAGCTGGGCAGCTGGCTCGCCATCCGTACGGGCAAAGACAACTCACTGCTGGAGAAAGGAATCATCCCGGCCAAGAGCAG AGCCGAGCAGATGGCCAACGTGCAGAATCTGGCTCGGGCATCAGGCAACGACAGGGGAGACTTCTGGAGACTCAGAGGTCAAAGGGCAGCGAAGAAGAAAGATCTGCGTAAAAGCAGAGAAGACCTGAGTGCCGCACCCGTCACCACGCGCTTCCCGGCTTATGAGAGAGTGGTGTTACGTGAAG CTGGTTTCAAGAGACCCGTCGTGATCTTTGGACCCATTTCTGACGTGGTCAACGAGAAACTGGCCAACGACATTCCAGACGACTTTGTCCTTGCGA AAACTGAGCCAAAGGACGCAGGAAGTGAGAAATCATCAGGTGTAGTGAGACTGAACACCATCAGACACATCATTGAACAG GACCGTCATGCGCTGCTGGACGTCACACCCAAAGCCGTGGACACGCTGAACTACACCCAGTGGTATCCCATCGTCATCTTCCTCAACCCGGACAGCAAGCAGGGGGTAAAGACCATGAGGAACCGCCTCATACCCGGGTCCAGCCGCAGCGCACGCAAACTCTACGAGCAGGCGGTGAAACTCAGGAAGACCTGCTCACACCTCTTCACGg CGAGCATCGACCTGCACTCAGCCAACGACGCGTGGTATGGCAGCGTGAAGGATTCCATCCAGGAGCAGCAGGACAGAGCGGTTTGGGTGTGTGAGGGCAAG CTGGACGGCTCGGAGGAAGACCTGGATCTCCATGACGACCGGATGTCGTACCTTTCTGCGATGAGCGCCGACTACCTGAGCATGGACAGCCGTCTGACCAGCGACTACGAGGACACGGCCGACGAGGGCGGGGCTTACACCGACAACGAGCTGGACGAGACTCTGGACGACCCCCACCCCGTGTCGGCCATCAGTCGGTCGTCAGAGCCCGTGATGCCAGacgag GTTCGAGGACAAACACGGACCGAGTCCACACGTAGCTATGAGTCTCATTCCAGCAGCACCATCAGCAGCAGCGACGCAGTGGGCGGGACCAAACCTATGCCCCCGCCCATCGCCAACAAACCCGCCATGGGGCGCCTGAACCCATCCTCAGAGGAGCCGAGCCCCGGGCAGCAGGAACAGGAGGATCCGTCCAACAAGTCCTTCCTGGGAAAG ATTAAAGCCTTTGAGAAGATGGACCATCTGGCTCGAGCCCAGAGGCTCCTGGAGCTGCAGGAGGCGGAGAACGCTCGA ctggaaATTGCACAGAAGCATCCAGATATTTACGCCGTCCCAGTCAAGCTGCCAAAGCCCAACCTGAATCGCCCGCAGCCAATCGG TTCCAGCTCCAACCCAGAGCCACAGACCCGCACTCCGTCGTACTCCGAGGACAACGAGGCCGAGTACCGCCGACAGCTGTCTGAGCAGAACAAGAAAGGCTACTACAACCCCCAGAAATACAAGGACACGGAGCTGTAG
- the tjp2a gene encoding tight junction protein ZO-2a isoform X1, translating to MPVNGGGMLSLSRYKTHYFTNPVMEETVWEQYTVTLQRDPKMGFGIAVSGGRDNPNEDSGETSIVVSDVLPGGPADGMLFESDRVIQVNAIPMEGALHSFAVQTLRKCGKVAKITVKRPRKVPVNMMNRPPSPDDRVFNNDDYNYDQDRRSVYSGRSEGRDHSLERRGGSYMDSGYHTRERDYDRDHERGRSSNLSPDRQYRRDGSRGRMLDREHSPERRYRSDHGLNRDPSPGRRPRDLSPDRRYRSERALDRDHSPDRRYKSERMLDRAHSPDLRYGRDSPGRGHGPRDHSFDRGRERASSNPRKYEEPMKRSGSRDRLDRSPSPAAPIPLPRPARDLEPLEKPVNVLLLKNRPNEEYGLRLGSQLFIKEMTSTGLANRDGNLQEGDIILKINGTVTENLSLSDAGKLIEKSRGKLQLVVQRDRRQVLIRVPPMVDSDSELDDISEIESYRSYSPQDDRRGHPSDLSSHSSNERLRDKPREDPPNRLAKMGAMPTPFRGADRGVEDTPTSQAEREEPRSETPPAPVAVATKVLAPPKVPLKPSLEDQEVYGPNTIMVRFQKGDSVGLRLAGGNDVGIFIAGVQEDSAAEKEGLRTGDQIVKVNSEDFRGMVREDAVLYLLEVPKGEDVTILAQSKPEVYNDILASGRGDSFYIRTHFEYEKESPQSLPFSRGEIFKVTDTLYDGKLGSWLAIRTGKDNSLLEKGIIPAKSRAEQMANVQNLARASGNDRGDFWRLRGQRAAKKKDLRKSREDLSAAPVTTRFPAYERVVLREAGFKRPVVIFGPISDVVNEKLANDIPDDFVLAKTEPKDAGSEKSSGVVRLNTIRHIIEQDRHALLDVTPKAVDTLNYTQWYPIVIFLNPDSKQGVKTMRNRLIPGSSRSARKLYEQAVKLRKTCSHLFTASIDLHSANDAWYGSVKDSIQEQQDRAVWVCEGKLDGSEEDLDLHDDRMSYLSAMSADYLSMDSRLTSDYEDTADEGGAYTDNELDETLDDPHPVSAISRSSEPVMPDERLHPEPRARMKRSGSREVLTREPSPPPSFVPEPPQVRGQTRTESTRSYESHSSSTISSSDAVGGTKPMPPPIANKPAMGRLNPSSEEPSPGQQEQEDPSNKSFLGKIKAFEKMDHLARAQRLLELQEAENARLEIAQKHPDIYAVPVKLPKPNLNRPQPIGSSSNPEPQTRTPSYSEDNEAEYRRQLSEQNKKGYYNPQKYKDTEL from the exons AACCCGGTCATGGAGGAGACGGTGTGGGAGCAGTACACAGTGACCCTGCAGAGG GATCCTAAAATGGGTTTTGGCATTGCCGTGTCGGGGGGTCGAGACAACCCCAACGAGGACAGCGGAGAGACATCCATCGTGGTGTCAGACGTCCTGCCAGGTGGACCTGCTGATGGGATGCTGTT TGAAAGTGACCGAGTCATTCAAGTGAATGCTATTCCTATGGAGGGAGCCCTCCACTCGTTCGCCGTGCAGACGCTCAGAAAATGTGGCAAAGTTGCCAAAATT acgGTGAAGCGACCCCGAAAGGTTCCCGTTAATATGATGAACCGTCCGCCGTCCCCTGACGACAGGGTCTTCAACAATGATGATTACAACTATGATCAGGATCGGCGCAGCGTGTACAGCGGTCGGAGCGAAGGCCGAGACCACAGCCTGGAGCGCCGCGGGGGCAGCTACATGGACTCTGGCTACCACACACGTGAGCGTGACTACGACAGGGACCACGAGCGCGGCCGGAGCTCCAACCTCAGCCCAGACCGCCAGTACCGGCGGGACGGCAGCAGGGGACGCATGCTGGACCGGGAGCACAGCCCCGAGCGCCGATATCGGAGCGACCACGGGCTGAACCGAGACCCCAGCCCGGGGCGTCGGCCACGCGACCTCAGCCCCGACCGACGCTATCGTAGCGAGCGAGCCCTGGACCGAGACCACAGCCCGGACCGACGCTACAAGAGCGAGCGGATGCTGGACCGCGCACACAGCCCCGATCTGCGCTACGGCCGCGACAGTCCAGGACGGGGACACGGACCTCGAGACCACAGCTTCGACCGAGGACGGGAACGCGCCTCCAGCAACCCCAGGAAGTACGAGGAGCCCATGAAGCGCAGCGGTAGCCGGGATCGCCTGGACCGCTCCCCATCACCTGCTGCACCCATCCCTCTGCCCCGCCCAGCCCGGGACCTGGAGCCGCTGGAGAAGCCTGTGAACGTTCTGCTGCTGAAGAACCGACCCAACGAAG AATATGGCCTCCGTCTGGGCAGCCAGCTCTTCATCAAAGAAATGACCAGCACGGGTCTCGCCAACCGAGATGGAAACCTGCAGGAGGGCGACATCATCCTGAAG ATCAACGGTACTGTGACGGAGAACCTGTCTCTGAGCGACGCTGGGAAGCTGATCGAGAAGTCTCGTGGGAAGCTGCAGCTGGTGGTGCAGAGGGACCGGCGCCAGGTGCTGATCCGAGTCCCGCCCATGGTGGACAGCGACTCTGAGCTCGATG ATATCTCAGAGATCGAGTCGTACCGCTCCTACTCCCCACAGGATGACAGGCGGGGCCACCCCTCAGACCTCTCCTCACATTCCTCCAATGAGAGACTGCGGGACAAGCCCAG AGAGGATCCACCAAACAGGCTGGCCAAGATGGGCGCCATGCCGACGCCGTTCAGAGGGGCGGACAGAGGCGTCGAGGACACGCCCACTTCCCAGGCGGAGAGGGAGGAGCCACGATCCGAGACGCCACCTG CTCCTGTCGCCGTGGCGACGAAAGTCCTCGCTCCTCCGAAGGTCCCGCTGAAGCCAAGTCTGGAGGACCAGGAGGTTTACGG GCCGAACACGATAATGGTGCGTTTCCAGAAAGGCGACAGCGTGGGCCTCCGACTGGCTGGAGGGAACGACGTGGGCATCTTCATCGCTGGCGTTCAGGAGGACAGCGCAGCGGAGAAGGAAGGCCTGCGTACAGGAGATCAGATCGTGAAG GTGAACAGTGAGGATTTTAGAGGAATGGTGCGTGAAGATGCTGTTCTTTACCTTCTGGAGGTTCCCAAAGGAGAGGACGTAACCATTCTGGCACAAAGCAAACCTGAAG TGTACAATGACATCTTGGCGTCGGGCAGAGGCGACTCTTTCTACATCAGGACTCACTTTGAGTACGAGAAGGAGTCACCACAGAGCCTGCCTTTCTCCAGGGGGGAAATCTTTAAAGTGACGGACACGCTCTACGACGGTAAGCTGGGCAGCTGGCTCGCCATCCGTACGGGCAAAGACAACTCACTGCTGGAGAAAGGAATCATCCCGGCCAAGAGCAG AGCCGAGCAGATGGCCAACGTGCAGAATCTGGCTCGGGCATCAGGCAACGACAGGGGAGACTTCTGGAGACTCAGAGGTCAAAGGGCAGCGAAGAAGAAAGATCTGCGTAAAAGCAGAGAAGACCTGAGTGCCGCACCCGTCACCACGCGCTTCCCGGCTTATGAGAGAGTGGTGTTACGTGAAG CTGGTTTCAAGAGACCCGTCGTGATCTTTGGACCCATTTCTGACGTGGTCAACGAGAAACTGGCCAACGACATTCCAGACGACTTTGTCCTTGCGA AAACTGAGCCAAAGGACGCAGGAAGTGAGAAATCATCAGGTGTAGTGAGACTGAACACCATCAGACACATCATTGAACAG GACCGTCATGCGCTGCTGGACGTCACACCCAAAGCCGTGGACACGCTGAACTACACCCAGTGGTATCCCATCGTCATCTTCCTCAACCCGGACAGCAAGCAGGGGGTAAAGACCATGAGGAACCGCCTCATACCCGGGTCCAGCCGCAGCGCACGCAAACTCTACGAGCAGGCGGTGAAACTCAGGAAGACCTGCTCACACCTCTTCACGg CGAGCATCGACCTGCACTCAGCCAACGACGCGTGGTATGGCAGCGTGAAGGATTCCATCCAGGAGCAGCAGGACAGAGCGGTTTGGGTGTGTGAGGGCAAG CTGGACGGCTCGGAGGAAGACCTGGATCTCCATGACGACCGGATGTCGTACCTTTCTGCGATGAGCGCCGACTACCTGAGCATGGACAGCCGTCTGACCAGCGACTACGAGGACACGGCCGACGAGGGCGGGGCTTACACCGACAACGAGCTGGACGAGACTCTGGACGACCCCCACCCCGTGTCGGCCATCAGTCGGTCGTCAGAGCCCGTGATGCCAGacgag aggCTTCACCCTGAACCCCGGGCTCGTATGAAGAGGTCAGGTAGCAGAGAGGTGTTGACCAGAGAGCCCAGCCCCCCTCCCTCCTTTGTCCCTGAGCCCCCACAG GTTCGAGGACAAACACGGACCGAGTCCACACGTAGCTATGAGTCTCATTCCAGCAGCACCATCAGCAGCAGCGACGCAGTGGGCGGGACCAAACCTATGCCCCCGCCCATCGCCAACAAACCCGCCATGGGGCGCCTGAACCCATCCTCAGAGGAGCCGAGCCCCGGGCAGCAGGAACAGGAGGATCCGTCCAACAAGTCCTTCCTGGGAAAG ATTAAAGCCTTTGAGAAGATGGACCATCTGGCTCGAGCCCAGAGGCTCCTGGAGCTGCAGGAGGCGGAGAACGCTCGA ctggaaATTGCACAGAAGCATCCAGATATTTACGCCGTCCCAGTCAAGCTGCCAAAGCCCAACCTGAATCGCCCGCAGCCAATCGG TTCCAGCTCCAACCCAGAGCCACAGACCCGCACTCCGTCGTACTCCGAGGACAACGAGGCCGAGTACCGCCGACAGCTGTCTGAGCAGAACAAGAAAGGCTACTACAACCCCCAGAAATACAAGGACACGGAGCTGTAG
- the tjp2a gene encoding tight junction protein ZO-2a isoform X4: MKFKKFITIMQAAVGIVPLNKRELLPPGRKLWRPPGDQPVSDQTSTDLLKCGRKFCWSREAQYLYLRRLSSRSLSAIMMNPVMEETVWEQYTVTLQRDPKMGFGIAVSGGRDNPNEDSGETSIVVSDVLPGGPADGMLFESDRVIQVNAIPMEGALHSFAVQTLRKCGKVAKITVKRPRKVPVNMMNRPPSPDDRVFNNDDYNYDQDRRSVYSGRSEGRDHSLERRGGSYMDSGYHTRERDYDRDHERGRSSNLSPDRQYRRDGSRGRMLDREHSPERRYRSDHGLNRDPSPGRRPRDLSPDRRYRSERALDRDHSPDRRYKSERMLDRAHSPDLRYGRDSPGRGHGPRDHSFDRGRERASSNPRKYEEPMKRSGSRDRLDRSPSPAAPIPLPRPARDLEPLEKPVNVLLLKNRPNEEYGLRLGSQLFIKEMTSTGLANRDGNLQEGDIILKINGTVTENLSLSDAGKLIEKSRGKLQLVVQRDRRQVLIRVPPMVDSDSELDDISEIESYRSYSPQDDRRGHPSDLSSHSSNERLRDKPREDPPNRLAKMGAMPTPFRGADRGVEDTPTSQAEREEPRSETPPAPVAVATKVLAPPKVPLKPSLEDQEVYGPNTIMVRFQKGDSVGLRLAGGNDVGIFIAGVQEDSAAEKEGLRTGDQIVKVNSEDFRGMVREDAVLYLLEVPKGEDVTILAQSKPEVYNDILASGRGDSFYIRTHFEYEKESPQSLPFSRGEIFKVTDTLYDGKLGSWLAIRTGKDNSLLEKGIIPAKSRAEQMANVQNLARASGNDRGDFWRLRGQRAAKKKDLRKSREDLSAAPVTTRFPAYERVVLREAGFKRPVVIFGPISDVVNEKLANDIPDDFVLAKTEPKDAGSEKSSGVVRLNTIRHIIEQDRHALLDVTPKAVDTLNYTQWYPIVIFLNPDSKQGVKTMRNRLIPGSSRSARKLYEQAVKLRKTCSHLFTASIDLHSANDAWYGSVKDSIQEQQDRAVWVCEGKLDGSEEDLDLHDDRMSYLSAMSADYLSMDSRLTSDYEDTADEGGAYTDNELDETLDDPHPVSAISRSSEPVMPDERLHPEPRARMKRSGSREVLTREPSPPPSFVPEPPQVRGQTRTESTRSYESHSSSTISSSDAVGGTKPMPPPIANKPAMGRLNPSSEEPSPGQQEQEDPSNKSFLGKIKAFEKMDHLARAQRLLELQEAENARLEIAQKHPDIYAVPVKLPKPNLNRPQPIGSSSNPEPQTRTPSYSEDNEAEYRRQLSEQNKKGYYNPQKYKDTEL, translated from the exons AACCCGGTCATGGAGGAGACGGTGTGGGAGCAGTACACAGTGACCCTGCAGAGG GATCCTAAAATGGGTTTTGGCATTGCCGTGTCGGGGGGTCGAGACAACCCCAACGAGGACAGCGGAGAGACATCCATCGTGGTGTCAGACGTCCTGCCAGGTGGACCTGCTGATGGGATGCTGTT TGAAAGTGACCGAGTCATTCAAGTGAATGCTATTCCTATGGAGGGAGCCCTCCACTCGTTCGCCGTGCAGACGCTCAGAAAATGTGGCAAAGTTGCCAAAATT acgGTGAAGCGACCCCGAAAGGTTCCCGTTAATATGATGAACCGTCCGCCGTCCCCTGACGACAGGGTCTTCAACAATGATGATTACAACTATGATCAGGATCGGCGCAGCGTGTACAGCGGTCGGAGCGAAGGCCGAGACCACAGCCTGGAGCGCCGCGGGGGCAGCTACATGGACTCTGGCTACCACACACGTGAGCGTGACTACGACAGGGACCACGAGCGCGGCCGGAGCTCCAACCTCAGCCCAGACCGCCAGTACCGGCGGGACGGCAGCAGGGGACGCATGCTGGACCGGGAGCACAGCCCCGAGCGCCGATATCGGAGCGACCACGGGCTGAACCGAGACCCCAGCCCGGGGCGTCGGCCACGCGACCTCAGCCCCGACCGACGCTATCGTAGCGAGCGAGCCCTGGACCGAGACCACAGCCCGGACCGACGCTACAAGAGCGAGCGGATGCTGGACCGCGCACACAGCCCCGATCTGCGCTACGGCCGCGACAGTCCAGGACGGGGACACGGACCTCGAGACCACAGCTTCGACCGAGGACGGGAACGCGCCTCCAGCAACCCCAGGAAGTACGAGGAGCCCATGAAGCGCAGCGGTAGCCGGGATCGCCTGGACCGCTCCCCATCACCTGCTGCACCCATCCCTCTGCCCCGCCCAGCCCGGGACCTGGAGCCGCTGGAGAAGCCTGTGAACGTTCTGCTGCTGAAGAACCGACCCAACGAAG AATATGGCCTCCGTCTGGGCAGCCAGCTCTTCATCAAAGAAATGACCAGCACGGGTCTCGCCAACCGAGATGGAAACCTGCAGGAGGGCGACATCATCCTGAAG ATCAACGGTACTGTGACGGAGAACCTGTCTCTGAGCGACGCTGGGAAGCTGATCGAGAAGTCTCGTGGGAAGCTGCAGCTGGTGGTGCAGAGGGACCGGCGCCAGGTGCTGATCCGAGTCCCGCCCATGGTGGACAGCGACTCTGAGCTCGATG ATATCTCAGAGATCGAGTCGTACCGCTCCTACTCCCCACAGGATGACAGGCGGGGCCACCCCTCAGACCTCTCCTCACATTCCTCCAATGAGAGACTGCGGGACAAGCCCAG AGAGGATCCACCAAACAGGCTGGCCAAGATGGGCGCCATGCCGACGCCGTTCAGAGGGGCGGACAGAGGCGTCGAGGACACGCCCACTTCCCAGGCGGAGAGGGAGGAGCCACGATCCGAGACGCCACCTG CTCCTGTCGCCGTGGCGACGAAAGTCCTCGCTCCTCCGAAGGTCCCGCTGAAGCCAAGTCTGGAGGACCAGGAGGTTTACGG GCCGAACACGATAATGGTGCGTTTCCAGAAAGGCGACAGCGTGGGCCTCCGACTGGCTGGAGGGAACGACGTGGGCATCTTCATCGCTGGCGTTCAGGAGGACAGCGCAGCGGAGAAGGAAGGCCTGCGTACAGGAGATCAGATCGTGAAG GTGAACAGTGAGGATTTTAGAGGAATGGTGCGTGAAGATGCTGTTCTTTACCTTCTGGAGGTTCCCAAAGGAGAGGACGTAACCATTCTGGCACAAAGCAAACCTGAAG TGTACAATGACATCTTGGCGTCGGGCAGAGGCGACTCTTTCTACATCAGGACTCACTTTGAGTACGAGAAGGAGTCACCACAGAGCCTGCCTTTCTCCAGGGGGGAAATCTTTAAAGTGACGGACACGCTCTACGACGGTAAGCTGGGCAGCTGGCTCGCCATCCGTACGGGCAAAGACAACTCACTGCTGGAGAAAGGAATCATCCCGGCCAAGAGCAG AGCCGAGCAGATGGCCAACGTGCAGAATCTGGCTCGGGCATCAGGCAACGACAGGGGAGACTTCTGGAGACTCAGAGGTCAAAGGGCAGCGAAGAAGAAAGATCTGCGTAAAAGCAGAGAAGACCTGAGTGCCGCACCCGTCACCACGCGCTTCCCGGCTTATGAGAGAGTGGTGTTACGTGAAG CTGGTTTCAAGAGACCCGTCGTGATCTTTGGACCCATTTCTGACGTGGTCAACGAGAAACTGGCCAACGACATTCCAGACGACTTTGTCCTTGCGA AAACTGAGCCAAAGGACGCAGGAAGTGAGAAATCATCAGGTGTAGTGAGACTGAACACCATCAGACACATCATTGAACAG GACCGTCATGCGCTGCTGGACGTCACACCCAAAGCCGTGGACACGCTGAACTACACCCAGTGGTATCCCATCGTCATCTTCCTCAACCCGGACAGCAAGCAGGGGGTAAAGACCATGAGGAACCGCCTCATACCCGGGTCCAGCCGCAGCGCACGCAAACTCTACGAGCAGGCGGTGAAACTCAGGAAGACCTGCTCACACCTCTTCACGg CGAGCATCGACCTGCACTCAGCCAACGACGCGTGGTATGGCAGCGTGAAGGATTCCATCCAGGAGCAGCAGGACAGAGCGGTTTGGGTGTGTGAGGGCAAG CTGGACGGCTCGGAGGAAGACCTGGATCTCCATGACGACCGGATGTCGTACCTTTCTGCGATGAGCGCCGACTACCTGAGCATGGACAGCCGTCTGACCAGCGACTACGAGGACACGGCCGACGAGGGCGGGGCTTACACCGACAACGAGCTGGACGAGACTCTGGACGACCCCCACCCCGTGTCGGCCATCAGTCGGTCGTCAGAGCCCGTGATGCCAGacgag aggCTTCACCCTGAACCCCGGGCTCGTATGAAGAGGTCAGGTAGCAGAGAGGTGTTGACCAGAGAGCCCAGCCCCCCTCCCTCCTTTGTCCCTGAGCCCCCACAG GTTCGAGGACAAACACGGACCGAGTCCACACGTAGCTATGAGTCTCATTCCAGCAGCACCATCAGCAGCAGCGACGCAGTGGGCGGGACCAAACCTATGCCCCCGCCCATCGCCAACAAACCCGCCATGGGGCGCCTGAACCCATCCTCAGAGGAGCCGAGCCCCGGGCAGCAGGAACAGGAGGATCCGTCCAACAAGTCCTTCCTGGGAAAG ATTAAAGCCTTTGAGAAGATGGACCATCTGGCTCGAGCCCAGAGGCTCCTGGAGCTGCAGGAGGCGGAGAACGCTCGA ctggaaATTGCACAGAAGCATCCAGATATTTACGCCGTCCCAGTCAAGCTGCCAAAGCCCAACCTGAATCGCCCGCAGCCAATCGG TTCCAGCTCCAACCCAGAGCCACAGACCCGCACTCCGTCGTACTCCGAGGACAACGAGGCCGAGTACCGCCGACAGCTGTCTGAGCAGAACAAGAAAGGCTACTACAACCCCCAGAAATACAAGGACACGGAGCTGTAG